A part of Phoenix dactylifera cultivar Barhee BC4 chromosome 2, palm_55x_up_171113_PBpolish2nd_filt_p, whole genome shotgun sequence genomic DNA contains:
- the LOC103714515 gene encoding probable polyamine transporter At1g31830 isoform X2 — translation MNGRDLSQNRAVSVATADQGPSQRDGRVVAGALELAVVDAPTASAGGDMVSSSAAEQKGISILNSQASPAPMGEYGGPDYHGLLEGAARASNIGKVSIIPLVFLIFYEVSGGPFGIEDSVQAAGPLLAILGFLVFPLIWSIPEALITAEMGTMFPENGGYVVWVSSALGPYWGFQQGWMKWLSGVIDNALYPVLFLDYLKSTIPALGGGIPRASAVLGLTALLTFMNYRGLTIVGWVAVFLGVFSILPFIIMGLMAIPKLRPKRWLVVNLHNVDWNLYLNTLFWNLNYWDSISTLAGEVDNPSKTLPKALFYALILVVVGYLYPLLAGTGAIPLDRELWTDGYFSDIAKILGGVWLTWWVQGAAALSNAGMFVAEMSSDSYQLLGMAERGMLPEFFSKRSRYGTPLIGIVFSASGVLLLSWLSFQEIVAAENFLYCFGMLLEFVAFIRLRIKYPRASRPYKVPLGTIGCILMIIPPTLLIFVVLAFSSLKVMFVSLAAVIIGLVLQPCLRYVEKKQWLRFSISPDLPDFEAPGNENAAESLIE, via the exons ATGAACGGCCGCGATTTATCCCAAAATCGGGCCGTGTCCGTGGCGACGGCGGATCAAGGCCCATCGCAGCGCGATGGCAGAGTGGTGGCAGGCGCCTTGGAACTCGCGGTGGTGGACGCTCCGACGGCATCGGCCGGCGGCGACATGGTGAGCTCGAGCGCGGCAGAGCAG AAAGGGATCAGCATTTTAAATTCTCAGGCATCTCCTGCTCCAATGGGCGaatatggcggtccggattacCATGGCCTCCTCGAAGGAGCTGCAAGAGCGAGCAATATTGGGAAGGTCTCAATCATACCTCTTGTATTCTTAATCTTCTATGAGGTCTCTGGTGGTCCATTTGGCATAGAAGACAGTGTTCAGGCTGCCGGTCCCCTCCTAGCCATCCTTGGTTTTCTGGTTTTCCCCTTAATATGGAGCATCCCGGAAGCACTGATCACTGCCGAGATGGGCACCATGTTCCCAGAGAATGGAGGCTATGTCGTGTGGGTCTCTTCTGCTTTAGGTCCATACTGGGGTTTCCAGCAAGGCTGGATGAAATGGCTCAGTGGTGTAATAGACAATGCTCTATATCCAGTTCTTTTCTTAGACTATCTGAAGTCCACAATCCCAGCTTTAGGGGGTGGCATCCCAAGGGCTTCTGCAGTGCTAGGCTTGACAGCATTGCTAACTTTCATGAACTATAGGGGCTTGACCATAGTTGGATGGGTTGCTGTTTTTCTCGGGGTCTTCTCGATCCTCCCTTTCATCATTATGGGGCTCATGGCTATTCCAAAACTCAGGCCTAAGAGATGGCTAGTGGTTAATCTGCACAATGTTGATTGGAATTTGTATTTGAATACACTCTTTTGGAATCTCAACTACTGGGATTCGATCAGTACTTTGGCAGGGGAGGTCGACAATCCATCAAAAACATTACCGAAGGCTCTCTTTTATGCATTGATTTTAGTTGTAGTCGGGTACTTGTATCCCCTCTTGGCGGGCACAGGAGCTATTCCACTTGATAGGGAGTTATGGACAGATGGCTATTTCTCTGATATTGCGAAGATTCTTGGCGGGGTCTGGTTGACATGGTGGGTGCAGGGGGCGGCAGCATTGTCCAACGCAGGGATGTTTGTTGCTGAAATGAGCAGCGATTCTTATCAGCTTCTTGGTATGGCAGAACGGGGAATGCTCCCAGAGTTTTTCAGCAAGAGGTCCCGTTATGGGACTCCTCTCATTGGGATCGTGTTCTCTGCCTCCGGTGTCCTTCTGCTGTCCTGGCTGAGCTTTCAGGAGATTGTtgctgctgaaaattttctttacTGTTTTGGAATGTTATTGGAGTTTGTGGCATTCATAAGGCTAAGAATAAAGTATCCGAGGGCATCTCGACCGTATAAGGTGCCTCTAGGGACAATTGGTTGCATCTTGATGATCATTCCTCCTACTCTGTTGATATTTGTGGTGTTAGCTTTTTCCTCTCTCAAAGTAATGTTTGTAAGCCTCGCAGCGGTGATTATTGGACTTGTTTTGCAACCTTGCCTGCGGTACGTGGAGAAGAAGCAGTGGTTAAGGTTCTCGATAAGCCCTGACCTTCCTGATTTTGAAGCCCCTGGAAATGAGAATGCTGCTGAATCTCTGATAGAGTAG
- the LOC103714515 gene encoding polyamine transporter PUT1-like isoform X1, translating into MGEYGGPDYHGLLEGAARASNIGKVSIIPLVFLIFYEVSGGPFGIEDSVQAAGPLLAILGFLVFPLIWSIPEALITAEMGTMFPENGGYVVWVSSALGPYWGFQQGWMKWLSGVIDNALYPVLFLDYLKSTIPALGGGIPRASAVLGLTALLTFMNYRGLTIVGWVAVFLGVFSILPFIIMGLMAIPKLRPKRWLVVNLHNVDWNLYLNTLFWNLNYWDSISTLAGEVDNPSKTLPKALFYALILVVVGYLYPLLAGTGAIPLDRELWTDGYFSDIAKILGGVWLTWWVQGAAALSNAGMFVAEMSSDSYQLLGMAERGMLPEFFSKRSRYGTPLIGIVFSASGVLLLSWLSFQEIVAAENFLYCFGMLLEFVAFIRLRIKYPRASRPYKVPLGTIGCILMIIPPTLLIFVVLAFSSLKVMFVSLAAVIIGLVLQPCLRYVEKKQWLRFSISPDLPDFEAPGNENAAESLIE; encoded by the coding sequence ATGGGCGaatatggcggtccggattacCATGGCCTCCTCGAAGGAGCTGCAAGAGCGAGCAATATTGGGAAGGTCTCAATCATACCTCTTGTATTCTTAATCTTCTATGAGGTCTCTGGTGGTCCATTTGGCATAGAAGACAGTGTTCAGGCTGCCGGTCCCCTCCTAGCCATCCTTGGTTTTCTGGTTTTCCCCTTAATATGGAGCATCCCGGAAGCACTGATCACTGCCGAGATGGGCACCATGTTCCCAGAGAATGGAGGCTATGTCGTGTGGGTCTCTTCTGCTTTAGGTCCATACTGGGGTTTCCAGCAAGGCTGGATGAAATGGCTCAGTGGTGTAATAGACAATGCTCTATATCCAGTTCTTTTCTTAGACTATCTGAAGTCCACAATCCCAGCTTTAGGGGGTGGCATCCCAAGGGCTTCTGCAGTGCTAGGCTTGACAGCATTGCTAACTTTCATGAACTATAGGGGCTTGACCATAGTTGGATGGGTTGCTGTTTTTCTCGGGGTCTTCTCGATCCTCCCTTTCATCATTATGGGGCTCATGGCTATTCCAAAACTCAGGCCTAAGAGATGGCTAGTGGTTAATCTGCACAATGTTGATTGGAATTTGTATTTGAATACACTCTTTTGGAATCTCAACTACTGGGATTCGATCAGTACTTTGGCAGGGGAGGTCGACAATCCATCAAAAACATTACCGAAGGCTCTCTTTTATGCATTGATTTTAGTTGTAGTCGGGTACTTGTATCCCCTCTTGGCGGGCACAGGAGCTATTCCACTTGATAGGGAGTTATGGACAGATGGCTATTTCTCTGATATTGCGAAGATTCTTGGCGGGGTCTGGTTGACATGGTGGGTGCAGGGGGCGGCAGCATTGTCCAACGCAGGGATGTTTGTTGCTGAAATGAGCAGCGATTCTTATCAGCTTCTTGGTATGGCAGAACGGGGAATGCTCCCAGAGTTTTTCAGCAAGAGGTCCCGTTATGGGACTCCTCTCATTGGGATCGTGTTCTCTGCCTCCGGTGTCCTTCTGCTGTCCTGGCTGAGCTTTCAGGAGATTGTtgctgctgaaaattttctttacTGTTTTGGAATGTTATTGGAGTTTGTGGCATTCATAAGGCTAAGAATAAAGTATCCGAGGGCATCTCGACCGTATAAGGTGCCTCTAGGGACAATTGGTTGCATCTTGATGATCATTCCTCCTACTCTGTTGATATTTGTGGTGTTAGCTTTTTCCTCTCTCAAAGTAATGTTTGTAAGCCTCGCAGCGGTGATTATTGGACTTGTTTTGCAACCTTGCCTGCGGTACGTGGAGAAGAAGCAGTGGTTAAGGTTCTCGATAAGCCCTGACCTTCCTGATTTTGAAGCCCCTGGAAATGAGAATGCTGCTGAATCTCTGATAGAGTAG
- the LOC103714516 gene encoding 60S ribosomal protein L13-1-like encodes MVKHNNVVPNGHFKKHWQNYVKTWFNQPARKTRRRIARQKKAVKIFPRPTSGPLRPVVQCQTLKYNMKPRAGRGFTLEELKAAGIPKKFAPTIGIAVDHRRKNRSLEGLQANVQRLKTYKAKLVIFPRHAHKYKAGDSAPEELATATQVQGPYLPIVCEKPSVELVKVTDEMKSFRAYAKLRVERMNQRQVGARMKKAAEAEKEEKK; translated from the exons ATGGTTAAACACAACAATGTTGTGCCAAATGGGCACTTCAAGAAGCACTGGCAGAATTATGTGAAGACTTGGTTTAACCAACCAGCTCGCAAAACCAGAAGACGCATTG CTAGACAGAAGAAGGCTGTGAAGATTTTCCCACGTCCCACTTCTGGACCCCTCCGCCCTGTTGTTCAATGTCAGACCCTCAAGTACAATATGAAACCTAGGGCAGGCAGGGGTTTTACCCTAGAGGAGCTTAAG GCAGCAGGCATTCCAAAAAAGTTTGCCCCTACCATTGGAATCGCAGTTGATCACCGCCGAAAGAACCGTTCCCTGGAGGGTCTCCAAGCAAATGTCCAAAGACTAAAAACAtacaaggccaaattagttaTCTTCCCAAGACATGCACACAAGTATAAG GCTGGTGATTCTGCACCAGAGGAGCTTGCAACTGCAACCCAGGTCCAGGGGCCATACCTGCCCATTGTTTGTGAGAAGCCTTCTGTTGAGCTTGTAAAGGTCACAGACGAGATGAAATCATTCAGGGCCTATGCCAAGCTTCGTGTTGAGCGGATGAACCAACGCCAGGTGGGTGCCAGGATGAAGAAGGCTGCGGAGgcagagaaggaagaaaagaagtaa
- the LOC103714549 gene encoding uncharacterized protein LOC103714549 encodes MAAAAAEAASDETPRRFSATAIESAAASSPSTSRLLSSYLGISFAVFLGFLPKASLSYVPSLQSRNRILALKLFQAEDLLRQLRSRRREDAKANARVAEIFSGHRHDWHQEERRLFHQLSAADDEIAALKTRISGLEKTEADLRSSIQKLQKEVSERDEMLHFMARKAEGGRDFKETKGLGLGEEEDEEFLSEMGGKLRVSEEGLDPVVPESCYLERNAELDEMMALYANQSGSGRDFLPMAASKPWTDRSAGWQEMQHDCLEPVYGMKPFVPRRESPWKVDGETAGVSSKLKLLEQELVNLEKVGKGDLSKISSLMRKQAKRCQSLAGKIDDLCRRMQISDPCDATLSPEFRTQRQTEFLLEAFRLQNRATEIRQKLSTLQTETTKSCFGDELTAQAKLSTRRSLDLIRKNFKEIQRNLEIWLARIMGDLEGILARDTASRVRDCYVSPYPFVQ; translated from the exons atggcagcggcggcggctgaAGCGGCGTCGGACGAAACGCCGAGGCGGTTTTCGGCGACGGCCATCGAATCCGCCGCAGCTTCCTCTCCGTCGACATCTCGTCTCCTCTCGTCGTATCTCGGCATCAGCTTCGCCGTGTTCTTAGGCTTTCTTCCTAAAGCCTCCCTCTCCTACGTTCCTTCTCTCCAGTCCCGCAACCGGATCCTCGCCCTCAAGCTCTTCCAGGCCGAGGACCTGCTCCGCCAGCTCCGCTCCCGCCGCCGGGAGGACGCCAAGGCCAACGCCCGCGTCGCTGAGATCTTCTCCGGCCACCGCCACGACTGGCACCAGGAGGAGCGCCGCCTCTTCCACCAGCTCTCTGCTGCCGACGACGAAATCGCTGCCCTTAAGACCCGAATCTCCGGCCTGGAGAAAACCGAAGCCGACCTCAGATCCTCCATCCAGAAGCTCCAGAAAGAGGTGAGCGAGAGGGACGAGATGCTCCATTTCATGGCGAGGAAggcggaaggaggaagggatTTCAAAGAGACGAAGGGTTTGGGtttgggggaggaggaggatgaggagttCTTGTCGGAGATGGGGGGGAAGCTTAGGGTTTCGGAGGAAGGGTTGGATCCGGTGGTGCCGGAGAGTTGTTACTTGGAGAGGAACGCGGAGTTGGATGAGATGATGGCGCTCTATGCTAACCAGAGTGGTTCTGGAAGGGATTTCTTGCCGATGGCGGCTTCCAAACCGTGGACGGATAGATCGGCCGGATGGCAG GAAATGCAGCATGATTGCCTTGAACCGGTGTACGGCATGAAGCCTTTTGTGCCAAG GAGGGAGTCCCCTTGGAAAGTAGATGGTGAAACCGCAGGAGTTTCCTCTAAGCTTAAATTACTGGAGCAAGAATTAGTCAATTTGGAGAAAGTTGGGAAGGGAGATTTGTCCAAGATCTCATCATTGATGAGGAAACAGGCAAAGAGATGCCAATCTCTTGCTGGTAAAATTGATGATTTATGCAGGAGAATG CAAATTAGTGATCCATGTGATGCAACCCTCAGCCCAGAGTTCCGAACACAAAGACAGACTGAATTTTTGCTAGAGGCATTCCGCCTGCAAAACCGGGCTACAGAAATAAGGCAGAAGCTGAGCACACTGCAAACTGAGACAACCAAGAGCTGCTTCGGAGACGAACTAACAGCACAGGCCAAGTTGAGCACAAGGAGATCTTTGGATTTAATTAGAAAGAACTTTAAGGAGATCCAGAGGAACCTGGAGATCTGGTTGGCCCGAATCATGGGTGATTTGGAGGGCATTTTGGCCAGGGACACTGCATCACGTGTAAGGGATTGCTATGTATCTCCATACCCTTTTGTCCAATGA